A genome region from Coturnix japonica isolate 7356 chromosome 13, Coturnix japonica 2.1, whole genome shotgun sequence includes the following:
- the FAM114A2 gene encoding protein FAM114A2, whose product MSEEDNGVNLKEETSSCEDENEQKVEELGSAESNEEKQPVPMTRKRPEPKAPSQSVGPEKPTTETSKVSEPPASQSGWGYWGSWGKSLLSTASATVATVGQGISNVIEKAETTLGIPSPSEISSETRDATRGGENPSANSTDAAGDGGSFPIAGAFGVLSTISTAVQSTGKTVITGGLDALEFIGKKTMDVIAEGDPGFKKTKGLMNRTSTLSQVLREAKEKEEQQTATEVTMTTEKKAHYGLLFDEFQGLSHLEALEMLSRECESKVKLGLNALSGEELDAVKEEMEQLNEAFSLAEFVEEEEEEKKGDEEFTKEITELFSELRISTKPNKLIMVRTSAHDWIAQFNSSLPKEEKESEENQEVEPGGGDHDVKKSVEDIHAFAIRSLAELTAYSIETFHKTAALFLHGQKQEVTATDRAKSLSQVTIVLCKELSSFSKEFTTCLTIAGVKEKADVLNPLITGVFLEASNSASYIQDAFQLLLPVLQLSLIEARMELSQQ is encoded by the exons ATGTCTGAAGAAGACAACGGTGTAAATCTGAAAGAGGAAACCTCCTCGTGTGAAGATGAGAATGAGCAGAAGGTGGAAGAACTTGGCAGCGCTGAGAGCAATGAAGAGAAACAGCCTGTGCCTATGACTCGGAAAAGACCTGAACCCAAAGCCCCAAGTCAGTCTGTTGGCCCAGAAAAGCCCACAACTGAAACTTCCAAG gTTTCAGAACCTCCTGCATCTCAGTCAGGATGGGGATACTGGGGAAGCTGGGGGAAATCCCTTCTGTCAACTGCATCTGCTACTGTAGCTACTGTTG GTCAAGGTATTTCAAATGTCatagaaaaagcagaaacaaccCTTGGGATCCCCAGCCCTAGTGAAATATCTTCAGAGACCAGAGATGCTACAAGAG GAGGTGAGAATCCCAGTGCTAACAGCACAGATGCAGCTGGTGATGGCGGTTCGTTTCCTATTGCTGGAGCTTTTGGAGTTCTATCAACCATCTCTACTGCTGTTCAGAGCACA GGAAAAACTGTTATTACTGGAGGTCTGGATGCCTTGGAATTCATTGGGAAAAAGACAATGGATGTGATAGCTGAGGGAGACCCTGGATTCAAAAAAACAAAGGGCCTAATGAACAGAACCTCTACGTTATCTCAG gtCTTACgagaggcaaaggagaaagaagagcagcagacaGCTACTGAGGTTACCATGACTACAGAGAAGAAAGCCCATTATGGGTTACTGTTTGATGAGTTTCAGGGTCTTTCACATCTGGAGGCCTTAGAGATGCTTTCTAGAGAGTGTGAATCAAAG GTGAAATTGGGTCTAAATGCCCTCTCTGGAGAAGAGTTGGACGCAGTGAAAGAGGAAATGGAGCAACTcaatgaagcattttctttagcTGAATTCGttgaagaagaagaggaagaaaagaaag gAGATGAGGAGTTCACCAAGGAAAtaacagagctgttttcagaaCTGCGTATCTCCACAAAGCCAAATAAGCTGATCATG GTGAGGACATCTGCTCATGATTGGATAGCACAGTTCAACAGCAGTCttcctaaagaagaaaaagagagcgAAGAAAACCAGGAAGTAGAACCTGGAGGTGGTGACCATGATGTTAAAAAATCAGTAGAG GATATTCATGCGTTTGCCATAAGAAGTCTGGCTGAACTGACAGCATACTCCATTGAAACGTTCCACAAAACTgcagctttgtttctgcatgGTCAAAAACAGGAGGTGACTGCCACAGACAGAGCCAAGTCCCTTTCACA AGTGACAATTGTGCTGTGTAAGGAACTGTCATCTTTCTCCAAAGAGTTTACTACGTGCTTAACGATTGCAGGG GTCAAAGAGAAGGCAGATGTGCTTAATCCCTTAATCACTGGAGTGTTTTTGGAG GCTTCAAACAGCGCTTCTTACATCCAAGATGCCTTCCAGCTCTTGCTGCCTGTACTGCAGCTCTCTCTTATTGAGGCTAGAATGGAACtatcacagcaataa